DNA sequence from the Deltaproteobacteria bacterium genome:
AGCCTGGAAGGGCTCGACGAGAACAACGTCCACCGCTTCCACCACGCGCTGGCGGCGCATTTCCCGGATCTCGAACCACTGCCGCCGGCACTGCTGCTCGAATACGATCAGAACATCGTGCGCATCACGCAGCGGCTCAATGATCGCCGCCTCACCCGTAGCCAGGCACCGGTCGTCTGGAAGTATTTCCAGTACCTGATGCTGCTGTTCACCGAGATTTACCTCGACCGCTACTTCCGCGACCCGCGCGCGCTGCTTGCCGCACTGAACGAGCGGATCGCGGCGTTCAACAACAGCAAGCCGGACACCGATCGGATCGCCCCCTTCGACGAGACGGCCGATGCCTGGCCGCAGCTCAACAAGCTTGCGTACTGGAGCGCCACCGGCTCGGGCAAGACGCTGGTCATGCACGCGAACATCCTCCAGTACCAGCACTACCTGGGCACACACGGCCGGCGGCGTGAGCTGAACCGCATCATTCTCCTCACCCCCAATGAAGGACTCTCCCAGCAGCACCTGCGCGAGTTCGAGGCGGCGGGCATGTCGGCAGAGCTGTTCAACAAGGACGGGCGCGGACTCTTCGCCGGGCAGTCGGTCGAGATCATCGATATCCACAAGCTCAAGGACGAGATGGGCGACAAGACCGTCGCCGTGGACGCGTTCGAAGGCAACAATCTCGTGCTCATCGACGAGGGCCACCGCGGCGCGAGTAGCGGCGAGGAAGGCGCGTGGATGCGCTTCCGCAACGCGCTCTGCGAGAAGGGCTTCTCCTTCGAATACTCGGCCACCTTCGGGCAAGCGGTGAAAGGCGACACCGCACTTACCAACCTCTACGCCAAGAGCATCCTGTTCGATTACTCCTACCGCTACTTCTACCGGGATGGGTTTGGAAAGGACTACCAGATCCTCAACCTGGACGAGGACACGCAAGCGAACCACCTGGAGCTGTATCTGACCGCCTGCCTGTTGGCCTTCTTCCAGCAACAGCGGCTCCACCGTGAGCACGCGGCGAGCTTCCGGCCGTTCAACATCGAGAAGCCGTTGTGGATCTTCGTCGGCGGCAGCGTGACCGCGACGCTGGCGAAGAAGGACGCCTCGGACATTGTCGAGATCCTCCAGTTCCTGGCGCGCTTCGTTGCGGATCGCACTGGAAGCATCGAGCGCATCGGCCGGGTGCTCGACCAAGGCTTGGTCACGGCGACGGGCAGGAACCTCTTCGCTGGCCGCTTCGCATATCTCAACACCAGCCACCTGACGCCGGCACAGGTGTTCGATGAGGCGCTGGCGACGCTGTTCAACGCGCCCGGTGGCGGACTCCTGTACGTCGAGAACCTCAAGGGTGCGACCGGTGAAATCGCGCTGCGGCTGGGCGCCGAGAATGAGCCCTTTGGGGTGATCAACGTCGGCGACGACGCCAAGCTGGTGAAGTTGTGCGAGGAGAACGGACTGCAAACCGGAGACCGAGAGTTCTCGGGTTCGCTGTTTCACGAGATCAACCAGCCCGGCTCCACGGTCAATGTTCTCATCGGCTCGAAGAAGTTCACCGAGGGGTGGAGCAGTTGGCGGGTGAGCACCATGGGCCTCATGAACGTCGGCAAGGGGGAAGGTGCGCAGATCATCCAACTCTTCGGGCGCGGCGTCCGCCTCAAGGGGCATGGCATGAGTCTGAAGCGCAGCACCAAGGCGCAGCTCCCCGACGACATCGTCCGCCCGAAGCATATCGGCGCATTGGAGACGCTTGGCATCTTCGGCATTCACGCCGACTACATGGCGCAGTTCCGTGACTTCCTCGAAGAGGAGGGGCTGCCATCGAACGAGGACCAGATCGAGATCCTGTTGCCGGTGATCAAGAATCTGGGCACAAAGCAGCTCAAGACGGTTCGGCTCAAGAAGACGATCAATGGCGTGAGCACCGAGTTCGGCGACGCCTTCAAACGGCTCGGGCCGATCTCGACGCTGCGGAAGCCGGACCCCGACCGTGAACCGGCGACCGACTACCTACAGCGGAACCAGGTTGTCGTGAACTGGTATCCGAAGATCCAGGCGATGAAGTCACGCGGCGTACTGGGCGGAGACGAAGACGCCCGACCTGAGCAAGGGTGGCTTTCGGAACAGCACGTGGCGTTCTTGGACATCGACCGGCTGTACTTCGATCTGCAGCAGTTCAAGGCGGAGCGGGCGTGGCACAACCTGAACCTACCCCAGGACTGCATCCAATCACTGCTGGCGGATCAGAGCTGGTATCGCCTGTTGATCCCCAATGAGGAGCTGGCGTTCGATTCCTTCGAGAAAGTG
Encoded proteins:
- a CDS encoding DEAD/DEAH box helicase family protein, translating into MPRGRSRANQASAAPAAPAPRGRRANNRPQLPFAYKLVLNQWLLGLFGTERFEQLAEHLRDESLEGLDENNVHRFHHALAAHFPDLEPLPPALLLEYDQNIVRITQRLNDRRLTRSQAPVVWKYFQYLMLLFTEIYLDRYFRDPRALLAALNERIAAFNNSKPDTDRIAPFDETADAWPQLNKLAYWSATGSGKTLVMHANILQYQHYLGTHGRRRELNRIILLTPNEGLSQQHLREFEAAGMSAELFNKDGRGLFAGQSVEIIDIHKLKDEMGDKTVAVDAFEGNNLVLIDEGHRGASSGEEGAWMRFRNALCEKGFSFEYSATFGQAVKGDTALTNLYAKSILFDYSYRYFYRDGFGKDYQILNLDEDTQANHLELYLTACLLAFFQQQRLHREHAASFRPFNIEKPLWIFVGGSVTATLAKKDASDIVEILQFLARFVADRTGSIERIGRVLDQGLVTATGRNLFAGRFAYLNTSHLTPAQVFDEALATLFNAPGGGLLYVENLKGATGEIALRLGAENEPFGVINVGDDAKLVKLCEENGLQTGDREFSGSLFHEINQPGSTVNVLIGSKKFTEGWSSWRVSTMGLMNVGKGEGAQIIQLFGRGVRLKGHGMSLKRSTKAQLPDDIVRPKHIGALETLGIFGIHADYMAQFRDFLEEEGLPSNEDQIEILLPVIKNLGTKQLKTVRLKKTINGVSTEFGDAFKRLGPISTLRKPDPDREPATDYLQRNQVVVNWYPKIQAMKSRGVLGGDEDARPEQGWLSEQHVAFLDIDRLYFDLQQFKAERAWHNLNLPQDCIQSLLADQSWYRLLIPNEELAFDSFEKVRLWEEIALSLLKKYVERYYTFRKREWELPHLEYQYLTEDDPNFQGVKEEEGYYRILIEQSEVEIVEKLQELKAHIEAGDLRPWEFRGMKAIWFGRHLYEPLLYLDQKIVEISPAPLNRGERQFIEDLKAFHDNAGGFFDGKELYLLRNLSKGRGVGFFEAGNFHPDFIVWVLVGGRQHVIFVDPKGVRNLGATDPKIQFHQTIKEIEQRLGDANVRLDSFIVSNTPSHTMRKLWGMDKAAMQARHIVFQQEDKDSYVQMVLAQVVDG